Proteins from one Hoplias malabaricus isolate fHopMal1 chromosome 2, fHopMal1.hap1, whole genome shotgun sequence genomic window:
- the enc1 gene encoding ectoderm-neural cortex protein 1, with the protein MKMSVCVHENRKSRASTGSMNIYLFHKSSYADSVLMHLNALRQQRLFTDVLLHAGSRSFPCHRAVLAACSRYFEAMFSGGLRESQAKEVDFRDSIHPEVLELLLDYAYSSRVVINEANAESLLEAGDMLEFQDIRDACAEFLEKNLHPSNCLGMLLLSDAHQCTQLSQLSWSMCLSNFPAICKTEEFLQLPKDMLVQLLSHEELETEDERLVYESALNWVNYDLERRHCHLPELLRTVRLALLPAIFLMENVSTEELINSQSKSKELVDEAIRCKLRILQNDGVVNSPCARPRKTSHALFLLGGPTFMCDKLYLVDQKAKEIIPKADIPSPRKEFSACAIGCKVYVTGGRGSENGVSKDVWVYDTLHEEWSKAAPMLIARFGHGSAELRHCLYVVGGHTAATGCLPASPSVSLKQVEQYDPVANKWSMVAPLREGVSNAAVVSVKLKLFAFGGTSVAHDKLPKVQCYDPAENHWTVPASCPQPWRYTAAAVLGNQIFVMGGDTEFSACSAYKFSSETYQWTKVGDVTAKRMSCQAVASGNKLYVVGGYFGTQRCKTLDCYDPTLDAWNSITTVPYSLIPTAFVSTWKHLPA; encoded by the exons ATGAAAATGTCGGTCTGCGTCCATGAGAACCGCAAGTCGCGGGCCAGCACGGGCTCCATGAACATCTACCTGTTTCACAAGTCTTCGTACGCTGACAGTGTGTTGATGCACCTGAACGCGCTCCGGCAGCAAAGGCTCTTCACGGATGTCCTGCTTCACGCGGGCAGCCGTTCCTTCCCTTGCCACCGGGCAGTGCTGGCTGCCTGCAGCCGCTACTTTGAAGCGATGTTCAGCGGAGGGCTGAGAGAAAGCCAAGCCAAGGAGGTGGACTTCAGGGACTCTATTCATCCAGAG GTGCTAGAGCTTCTTCTGGATTATGCTTACTCATCCCGCGTAGTCATTAACGAGGCCAATGCAGAGTCACTCCTGGAGGCAGGGGACATGTTGGAATTCCAGGACATCCGTGATGCCTGCGCTGAGTTTCTAGAGAAGAATCTTCACCCATCCAACTGCCTGGGCATGCTGCTCCTTTCGGATGCTCACCAGTGCACCCAACTGTCCCAGCTCTCCTGGAGCATGTGTCTAAGTAACTTCCCTGCCATCTGCAAGACAGAGGAGTTCCTTCAGCTGCCCAAGGACATGCTGGTCCAGCTGCTCTCACACGAAGAGCTGGAGACGGAGGACGAGAGGCTGGTCTATGAGTCGGCCCTGAACTGGGTGAACTATGATCTGGAGCGACGGCATTGCCACTTGCCTGAACTGTTGCGCACCGTGCGCCTTGCCCTCCTGCCTGCCATCTTCCTAATGGAAAACGTATCCACGGAGGAGCTGATCAACTCCCAGTCCAAGAGCAAAGAGTTGGTGGACGAGGCCATCCGATGCAAGCTACGCATCCTGCAGAACGACGGTGTGGTCAACAGTCCTTGTGCCAGGCCACGCAAGACCAGTCATGCCCTTTTCCTCCTGGGTGGTCCCACCTTCATGTGTGACAAGCTGTACTTGGTGGACCAGAAAGCCAAGGAGATCATCCCAAAGGCAGATATTCCCAGCCCACGAAAGGAGTTCAGCGCCTGTGCCATAGGCTGCAAAGTCTATGTGACGGGGGGCCGGGGCTCGGAGAATGGCGTGTCCAAAGACGTTTGGGTGTATGACACCTTACACGAAGAGTGGTCCAAAGCGGCTCCCATGCTCATAGCTCGATTCGGCCATGGCTCGGCCGAACTCCGCCACTGCCTGTATGTTGTTGGAGGTCACACGGCTGCGACTGGCTGCCTTCCAGCATCACCATCTGTCTCTTTGAAACAGGTGGAGCAGTATGATCCAGTTGCCAACAAATGGAGCATGGTGGCACCTCTGCGTGAAGGCGTCAGCAATGCGGCGGTCGTTAGCGTTAAGCTCAAGCTCTTTGCCTTTGGAGGAACAAGCGTGGCCCATGACAAGCTGCCCAAGGTCCAGTGCTACGATCCGGCGGAGAACCACTGGACTGTCCCAGCGTCTTGCCCTCAGCCGTGGCGCTACACAGCAGCTGCCGTTTTAGGGAACCAGATCTTCGTAATGGGTGGTGACACAGAGTTCTCGGCCTGTTCCGCGTACAAGTTCAGCAGCGAAACCTACCAGTGGACTAAAGTAGGAGACGTCACAGCTAAGCGAATGAGCTGCCAGGCGGTAGCCTCGGGCAACAAACTCTATGTAGTCGGCGGCTATTTCGGAACGCAGCGCTGCAAAACTCTAGACTGCTATGATCCTACGTTGGACGCCTGGAACAGCATAACCACTGTACCCTATTCCCTAATCCCTACTGCCTTCGTCAGCACCTGGAAGCATCTCCCAGCCTGA